The Pygocentrus nattereri isolate fPygNat1 chromosome 1, fPygNat1.pri, whole genome shotgun sequence genome window below encodes:
- the si:dkey-167k11.5 gene encoding coiled-coil domain-containing protein 134 — MAVGVYVRLPLLAMLSVCTALLLAAITAVCSTDSDPHTHRHRHDSNLEIYKRLFETKRKDQLNALKNLVELNDVNQQYKIIDIMLKGLFKVLEDSRAVLIAANMQPDDPFPLDDKIKEAYSHVVENTAFFGDVALRFPRIVHHYYDRNAEWSGLLRWGLRFCNLTGVFTEGPHQHVLTLMSQELGITEKSPDFINPYRTERDDVLHTAEAFQKLLREEQKRRRKEEKRKEMRKGPRISRSRTEL; from the exons ATG GCAGTTGGAGTGTATGTGCGTCTCCCCCTGTTGGCCATGCTGAGTGTGTGCACCGCGCTGCTACTGGCAGCAATCACTGCTGTGTGTTCCACAGACTCGGACCCTCACACACATCGGCACCGTCACGACTCCAACCTGGAAATCT ATAAGCGTCTGTTTGAGACGAAGAGGAAGGATCAGCTTAACGCTCTGAAGAACCTGGTGGAGCTTAATGACGTCAACCAGCAGTACAAGATCATTGACATCATGCTGAAGGgcctttttaaa gtattGGAGGATTCTAGAGCTGTTCTGATAGCTGCTAACATGCAGCCAGACGATCCTTTCCCACTAGATGACAAAATTAAAGAGG cGTATTCCCATGTGGTGGAGAACACAGCTTTTTTTGGTGACGTTGCATTGCGGTTCCCGCGGATCGTCCATCATTATTATGACCGTAATGCAGAGTGGAGTGGGCTGCTGCGCTGGGGGCTGAGGTTCTGTAATCTAACAGGAGTCTTTACAGAGGGACCTCACCAACACGTCCTCACACTG ATGTCCCAGGAGCTGGGGATCACAGAGAAGTCTCCTGACTTTATAAACCCATAccgcacagagagagatgat GTGCTCCACACCGCAGAGGCCTTCCAGAAACTTCTGCGTGAAGAGcagaagagaaggaggaaggaagagaagaggaaagagatGCGGAAAGGCCCACGCATATCCCGCTCTCGCACTGAACTATAG